The following proteins are encoded in a genomic region of Populus trichocarpa isolate Nisqually-1 chromosome 13, P.trichocarpa_v4.1, whole genome shotgun sequence:
- the LOC18104100 gene encoding G-type lectin S-receptor-like serine/threonine-protein kinase SD1-1, with the protein MRTGGFFEAPTIYVAYAQNDTLKQGQQLRDYEQLISAGGVFRLGFFSPNPNAGLIGTAGARYESQDWTLTSWLSEKVPAPGAFRLGLDPSGANQLLVWRRDEIHWSSGVCLNGSFQSAPELTQLTKGYNIYDFRFVANEEETYFSYSIKERSILSRWDLDTLGEVTLLTVDRRDGNNRWTFETSGACHNGFKNSTSVCLTEKPTKCRNGTQSFVPKRGYIDVSEIWYDTDTNLALST; encoded by the exons ATGCGCACAGGAGGCTTCTTCGAAG CTCCAACTATATATGTTGCTTATGCACAAAATGATACCCTCAAACAAGGCCAGCAGCTCCGGGACTATGAGCAGCTAATTTCTGCTGGAGGGGTCTTCAGGTTGGGATTCTTTAGCCCCAACCCGAATGCAGGCTTGATCGGTACTGCTGGTGCAAG GTATGAATCACAAGACTGGACACTTACTTCATGGTTGAGTGAAAAAGTTCCTGCTCCTGGTGCGTTCAGGCTAGGCCTGGATCCAAGTGGTGCTAATCAGTTACTTGTTTGGCGGCGAGATGAGATTCACTGGTCAAGTGGTGTGTGCCTGAACGGAAGTTTTCAATCAGCACCTGAGCTAACTCAATTGACAAAaggatataatatatatgatttcaGATTTGTGGCAAATGAGGAGGAAACGTATTTCTCCTATTCTATTAAGGAGAGGTCTATTTTATCTAGGTGGGACTTGGACACTTTGGGTGAAGTTACACTGTTGACTGTGGACAGACGAGATGGTAATAATCGCTGGACATTTGAGACTTCTGGTGCATGCCATAATGGTTTCAAGAATTCAACTTCAGTTTGCCTAACTGAAAAGCCAACTAAGTGCAGGAATGGTACTCAATCTTTTGTGCCGAAGAGAGGGTATATCGATGTGTCAGAGATATGGTATGATACTGACACAAACTTGGCTCTCAGTACGTGA
- the LOC112323899 gene encoding uncharacterized protein LOC112323899 isoform X3 — protein MPEDICTDRPLYGGSISSTFPVRFQDVSNIRQVPDHQEAFVDPSRDESLIFELLDLKPDVNDNGSAVWFLQDLANEQDAQGFTLVEQSGVVEVPIGNVSVVVTTAIGQMGISKARQGREAQNVVQVYLANLRLKNVGTDVLVVAYEPILISPLSESAATVGAGLPAPAAQSGFLPMAESQIIILNGSDNRV, from the exons ATGCCGGAGGATATTTGCACCGACCGCCCTCTCTACGGCGGCTCAATTTCCAGCACCTTCCCTGTCAGATTCCAG gaTGTGAGCAACATTCGACAAGTTCCTGATCATCAAGAGGCATTTGTGGATCCAAGTCGTGATGAAAGCTTGATTTTCGAGCTCTTAGATTTGAAGCCTGATGTGAATGATAATGGAAGTGCCGTTTGGTTTCTTCAAGACCTTGCGAATGAGCAAGACGCTCAAGGGTTTACTCTAGTTGAGCAGTCAGGCGTGGTTGAGGTTCCAATTGGGAATGTTTCAGTTGTTGTTACAACAGCAATTGGGCAGATGGGGATTTCTAAAGCACGACAAGGAAGGGAAGCCCAGAATGTTGTGCAGGTTTATTTGGCCAATCTTCGACTTAAGAATGTTGGCACTGATGTTCTCGTTGTTGCCTATGAACCCATTTTGATAAGTCCTTTGAGTGAAAGTGCTGCGACTGTTGGTGCTGGTTTACCTGCCCCGGCTGCGCAATCTGGGTTCTTGCCAATGGCTGAG AGTCAAATCATTATTCTCAATGGATCAGATAACAGAGTCTAA
- the LOC112323899 gene encoding uncharacterized protein LOC112323899 isoform X1 translates to MPEDICTDRPLYGGSISSTFPVRFQDVSNIRQVPDHQEAFVDPSRDESLIFELLDLKPDVNDNGSAVWFLQDLANEQDAQGFTLVEQSGVVEVPIGNVSVVVTTAIGQMGISKARQGREAQNVVQVYLANLRLKNVGTDVLVVAYEPILISPLSESAATVGAGLPAPAAQSGFLPMAESIDSMKHELNDAQCRKRKDTAHENSAPVPNTLIPVA, encoded by the exons ATGCCGGAGGATATTTGCACCGACCGCCCTCTCTACGGCGGCTCAATTTCCAGCACCTTCCCTGTCAGATTCCAG gaTGTGAGCAACATTCGACAAGTTCCTGATCATCAAGAGGCATTTGTGGATCCAAGTCGTGATGAAAGCTTGATTTTCGAGCTCTTAGATTTGAAGCCTGATGTGAATGATAATGGAAGTGCCGTTTGGTTTCTTCAAGACCTTGCGAATGAGCAAGACGCTCAAGGGTTTACTCTAGTTGAGCAGTCAGGCGTGGTTGAGGTTCCAATTGGGAATGTTTCAGTTGTTGTTACAACAGCAATTGGGCAGATGGGGATTTCTAAAGCACGACAAGGAAGGGAAGCCCAGAATGTTGTGCAGGTTTATTTGGCCAATCTTCGACTTAAGAATGTTGGCACTGATGTTCTCGTTGTTGCCTATGAACCCATTTTGATAAGTCCTTTGAGTGAAAGTGCTGCGACTGTTGGTGCTGGTTTACCTGCCCCGGCTGCGCAATCTGGGTTCTTGCCAATGGCTGAG TCAATTGATTCTATGAAACACGAACTGAACGATGCACAATGCAGAAAGCGAAAGGACACAGCTCATGAAAACAGTGCCCCTGTCCCTAACACCCTTATCCCCGTTGCATAA
- the LOC112323899 gene encoding uncharacterized protein LOC112323899 isoform X2: protein MPEDICTDRPLYGGSISSTFPVRFQDVSNIRQVPDHQEAFVDPSRDESLIFELLDLKPDVNDNGSAVWFLQDLANEQDAQGFTLVEQSGVVEVPIGNVSVVVTTAIGQMGISKARQGREAQNVVQVYLANLRLKNVGTDVLVVAYEPILISPLSESAATVGAGLPAPAAQSGFLPMAEVFKLAVSNFKVNDWNLFGN from the exons ATGCCGGAGGATATTTGCACCGACCGCCCTCTCTACGGCGGCTCAATTTCCAGCACCTTCCCTGTCAGATTCCAG gaTGTGAGCAACATTCGACAAGTTCCTGATCATCAAGAGGCATTTGTGGATCCAAGTCGTGATGAAAGCTTGATTTTCGAGCTCTTAGATTTGAAGCCTGATGTGAATGATAATGGAAGTGCCGTTTGGTTTCTTCAAGACCTTGCGAATGAGCAAGACGCTCAAGGGTTTACTCTAGTTGAGCAGTCAGGCGTGGTTGAGGTTCCAATTGGGAATGTTTCAGTTGTTGTTACAACAGCAATTGGGCAGATGGGGATTTCTAAAGCACGACAAGGAAGGGAAGCCCAGAATGTTGTGCAGGTTTATTTGGCCAATCTTCGACTTAAGAATGTTGGCACTGATGTTCTCGTTGTTGCCTATGAACCCATTTTGATAAGTCCTTTGAGTGAAAGTGCTGCGACTGTTGGTGCTGGTTTACCTGCCCCGGCTGCGCAATCTGGGTTCTTGCCAATGGCTGAGGTTTTTAAGCTTGCTGTTTCTAATTTCAAAGTTAATGACTGGAATCTTTTTGGTAATTGA
- the LOC7487722 gene encoding uncharacterized protein LOC7487722: MGFLVRKRGFLAPLLLALLLVQRLSAVVSALNYTSYRQVSSMRLERIQRHLDKINKPPVMTIESPDGDIIDCVHKRKQPALDHPLLRNHKIQRDPPERPRVKMLKEDDKTKKSNVEEGVIRGSWQMWHRNGTRCPKGTVPIRRSTAHDVLRSKSLFDFGKKQAPISLARRKDAPDVVSANGHEHAIAYTGSSQEVYGAKATINVWDPSIQVVNEFSLSQIWVLSGSFDGSDLNSIEAGWQVSPELYGDSRPRLFTYWTSDSYQATGCYNLLCSGFVQTNSRVAIGAAISPVSSYTGNQYDISILIWKDPKLGNWWMGFGDNTLVGYWPAELFTHLANHATMVEWGGEVVNSRANGEHTSTQMGSGNFAEDGFGKASYFRNLEIVDSDNSLTAVQSISTLAENTNCYNIKSSYSNEWGTHFYYGGPGSNPLCP; the protein is encoded by the exons ATGGGTTTTCTAGTAAGGAAAAGAGGGTTTCTAGCGCCTCTCCTTCTAGCTCTTCTTCTTGTCCAAAGGTTGAGTGCTGTTGTATCGGCCCTAAATTACACAAGTTACAGGCAAGTCAGTAGCATGAGACTTGAAAGGATTCAAAGGCACTTGGACAAGATTAACAAGCCTCCTGTCATGACCATAGAG AGCCCAGATGGAGATATTATAGATTGTGTTCATAAGAGAAAACAGCCTGCTCTAGATCACCCTCTCTTAAGGAATCACAAGATCCAG AGAGATCCACCAGAAAGGCCTAGAGTGAAAATGTTGAAAGAGGATGACAAAACGAAGAAGAGTAATGTCGAAGAAGGTGTGATAAGAGGTTCATGGCAAATGTGGCATAGGAATGGAACAAGGTGCCCTAAAGGAACTGTTCCGATACGGCGGAGCACGGCTCATGATGTGTTGAGATCCAAGTCTTTGTTCGACTTTGGCAAGAAACAAGCACCAATCTCTCTTGCTAGACGCAAAGATGCACCCGATGTAGTTAGCGCCAATGGACATGAG CATGCAATTGCCTACACTGGATCCTCGCAAGAGGTGTATGGAGCGAAGGCAACAATTAACGTGTGGGACCCATCAATCCAAGTGGTCAACGAGTTTAGTCTATCCCAGATATGGGTGCTCTCGGGATCATTCGACGGCTCAGATCTCAACAGCATAGAAGCTGGGTGGCAG GTCAGTCCGGAGCTTTATGGTGACAGCAGGCCTAGACTGTTTACGTACTGGACA AGTGATTCATACCAGGCAACAGGATGCTACAACCTTCTCTGCTCAGGATTTGTGCAAACGAATAGCAGAGTAGCCATTGGAGCTGCCATTTCTCCTGTATCATCGTACACAGGAAACCAATATGATATCAGCATCCTCATTTGGAAG GACCCGAAGCTAGGTAATTGGTGGATGGGTTTTGGTGACAACACCCTAGTAGGATACTGGCCAGCAGAGCTTTTTACACACCTAGCAAACCATGCCACCATGGTGGAGTGGGGTGGTGAAGTGGTGAACTCAAGGGCTAACGGCGAGCACACATCGACCCAGATGGGCTCCGGCAACTTTGCAGAAGATGGGTTCGGAAAGGCAAGTTATTTTCGGAACCTAGAGATCGTGGACTCTGATAACAGCCTCACCGCAGTCCAGAGCATCTCAACGTTAGCTGAAAACACCAATTGTTACAACATCAAGAGCTCTTACAGCAATGAATGGGGCACACACTTCTACTATGGAGGCCCTGGGAGCAATCCACTGTGCCCATGA